The Halobacillus amylolyticus nucleotide sequence TCCAGAATAAAAATGTTTCTTGCAATAATTCAGGAAACCATATATACTTTTTTTGAACTTCTGAATATTTTTGACTGCATGTCTACTCAAAGGGTTAGGACCTCTCAGGACTAACTTTCCCCCGTGGTAGATCGTGTTTGTCATTTAGAAGTGAATTTGTTAAAGATCAAAAGGGGGATCCTTAGAAATGGATACAATGGGAAGACATGTAATTGCTGAATTATGGGATTGTAATGAAGATAAATTAAATGATATGACATATATCGAAAAAACATTTGTGGATGCTGCACTTAAAGCGGGTGCTGAAGTAAGAGAAGTTGCTTTTCATAAATTTGCTCCACACGGGGTCAGCGGGGTTGTCATTATTTCTGAATCACATTTAACGATTCACAGCTTTCCGGAACATGGCTATGCGAGCATAGATGTTTATACTTGTGGAGATCGAATCGATCCAAATGTAGCGGCAGAATTTATAGTTAAAGCCCTAGAAGCTGGTCGCAATGAAACGGTTGAAGTACCAAGGGGAATGGGCCCTGTAGAAGTACAGCAATCACGAGCCCTATAGGTTATAAAAGTCGTACAGTTTATCTCTGTGCGGCTTTTTTTGTTGTTTATTTACCAGAACTTATCAAAGGTTAATACGATCTCGGGGGATTCTACCCAAAAGGCGAGTGATTCTCCCCAAAGCCAACGTGATTCGGCCCGAAACCAAATTATTCTTAGAGTTAGTATAAAAAGTGGACACTAGTATTGAACCATGTTTTAATCATCACAAAGCATTAAAGGACGTGTTCACATTGACCCAAAAGTACAGAAATTATGACCCTGAGTTTAAGCTTTATGTTGTGAAGTTAATGGAATTGGACGGACACAAAATGACGGACCTTAGTCAGAAACTCGATATTCCCTACGGTAACCTTAAAAGATGGAAGACGGAGTATCGTGACCAAAAAAAGAAGGAAGAAAAAGAAGCACAGAATCAACTGTTGACCGCCTCTGAGTACAAGGAAATGTATGAAAAAGAGAAAAAAAGTAACGTAGAGCTCCAGGAGGAAGTCGACATTTTAAAAAAGGCCATGCACATCTTCAATCAGGAAAAGTAGTGAAGTTCAAGTTCATTCATGAACACCGACACGAACACACCATTTCGAGGATGTGCCAAGTTCTTGGTGTGTCTAAATCTGGTTATTATGATTATTTGAATCGTCTGGACAGAGAAGAAACGGAAAGAGAGGCTTGGAACCGTTATATCGATGAACGGATCCTCTTCCATTATCATGATAATTATGGGTGTTACGGCAGCCCTCGCATCCACTTTATGCTTCGAGAAGTGGATCAGGTGGAGGTTTCTCAAAAGAAAGTGACGAATCGAATGAGAGAACTGGACCTTTATGCCACACCACCTAAAAAGTTCATCAATACGACAGACTCTGATCACGATGAAACCATTCACTCAAACCATTTAAACCGTGACTTTCTTCCAGAGGCCCCAGACCAGGTTTGGGCTACTGATATTACTTATATTCACACAGGAGAAGGCTTTTTATATCTGAATCCTGTTATTGATCTTGCTTCCCGACGGATCATAAGTTATCAGTTAGACGATCATATGGATCACACCCTGTGCTTAAAAGCTTTAGAAAAGGCTTTGGCCATTCGTAACCCTAAGTCGGGTTGGATTCACCATTCAGATCGTGGCTCTCAGTACTGTTCTAAGGCTTATTTAGATACACTTAAGGAGGCAGGAGCGACCATAAGTATGAGTCGGAAGGGAAACCCCTACGACAATGCATGTGCAGAGAGTTTCTTTGCCTCTCTGAAAAAAGAATACCTGTACAAACATGTTTATGAGACAAAAGCAGAAGCCAAACTAGCCATTCAGTTTTACATCAATTTTTATAACCAAAAACGAATCCATTCTACATTGGACTATTTAACTCCGTTAGAAAAAGAAAAGAGCTATAAAATGAACCATGATAAAAAGCTCAAAAAGAACCAAATGTCCTCTGCCTAAAGGAATGAATTGGTTTTTGATTCTTTCCTTTAGGCGGAGGCATCCAAGCGTCTCGAAAGAGGACGCGCGGAAGAAAAAGAATGGTTCAAATACCGGTCTATGAATGTCCACTATATTGACAGATCTCCATTCTGACTAAAATCGGAATGATTCTGCCTAAAATTACCGTGATTATTCCCAAACTCGAAAAGATTCTCCCCTAACACCTTATCCACCGAACTGAACGCGCGCTTACTTAGCCCAGGGGATCTAAACGCTCGGCTCCACTTTTCTTTTTACTAAAACGTGTTAAAATATAATCAGATCATGTCGAATTTGTTTTGAAGGGGTTAGGTATGTGAAAGCTTTTATATCCAAGTATTTTAGTAATCATGCAGAAACGAGTGAGGAGTCTTACGATAAGTCGCTTGAAACGCACTATTATAAAGCTAAGAAAGATGAAGTATTTCGGGCTGTGGAGGAACTTTTCCGCTCCCCTTCTGAAAAAATTGCCGTATCAAAGGAACGTGGAGAAATTACGGTGAATTATAAAGGAAAGAAAAAGGCTTTTATTGTAGCGACAGTCATTATGGTTAGACCTTTTCAAACGTCCGTTGATTTTTCTGTGACTACTGATTCTGGTGGACCAATCGATTTCGGGTTTAGTCACAGACTAGTTATTCAACTTTATCACGAGTTGGATAGCCAGTTTCCTTTAGTTAATTCGTCGGAAAGATGAGAATGAAACGAAGAAAATGTGGAGTTGATTGTATTGAAATGTCCAAATTGCCACTATAAAAGTACAAAGGTGCTGGATTCCAGGCCAATCGAAGAGGGTGATTCGATCAGGCGGAGAAGGGAATGTGAGCAGTGTGATTTTCGCTTCACTACCTTCGAGAGAATTGAAGAAGTACCTCTGATTGTCGTTAAGAAAGAAGGAACTAGAGAAGAGTTCAGCCGTGAGAAACTGATGCGCGGTCTTATTCGTGCTTGTGAAAAACGACCGGTTGCTGTTGAAGAATTAGAAGCTGTTACACTTGATATAGAAAAAGAACTTCGTAACAGGGGAGTATCAGAAGTCCAAAGTAAGGATATTGGTGAAATGATAATGGGCAGGCTTTCTAACATTGACGAAGTGGCATATGTTCGTTTCGCTTCCGTTTATCGCCAATTTAAAGACATCAATGTATTTATAGACGAACTAAAGGAATTAATGAAACATGATGATAAAGGATGAGCCACACGAGGCTCATTTTCTTTTTCGGATGAAGGGGATGATATATTATGGATCGCTATATAGGAAAACTGCTACCCGTTGATGGGTTTACCATCATTCGTACAGGCGCTGCTCCTCGATCGGATCATTGGGCGTTAAGCCATTTATATCAGCCTTTAGTAGGGAAACTTGCTATATCCCTGTACCAATTTTTGGTTAGTGAGTATGAAACGTATAACCAAGTCGGTGTTCAATCACACCACGCCTTAATGTCCTTTCTATCAGCCCCGTTGGATCGAATTTATAAAGCGCGACAAAAACTAGAGGCTCTAGGGCTTCTGCGTACGTATTTATCAAAAAAAGATGACACAACTGTGTATTTATATGAAATTAGGCCCCCCTTTTCACCAGAAGAGTTTTTTAATGATGATATGCTCTCCCTTCTATTACAGCACGAAATGGGGGAAGATAGATTTAAATCTTTACGAACACGGTTTTCCCTCCCGACCGTTTCTTTAGAAGAGTATGAGGAAGTAACAGAAACGTTCGATCGAGTGTTCCATGAGGTCTACCCATCCTCGGCATTACTTGATGAACAAAAGCACAAGGCACAAAGCAGGAAAGGAACTTCTGCCCGCGGACCTGCAATTTTGAATAGCCGTGTTGACTTTAATTGGCTTCATCACGCTTTAAAGCAGCGTATGTATCCAAGTGAAAAGATACTGACAGGGGACCACCGTCGGGTTATATCACAGCTTGTAGCCTTATATAATTTAACATCAAGTGAAATCGAACGAGCCATTATATGGGCGATTAATGAGGAAAATGAACTAATCATCGATGAACTTAAATCTGCTTGTCATGATTTTATGAAGGATCGTCCATCCGCAAATAAGGCTAGCATTGATGAACGTGACAAGGCTGCTCCTTCGCAAGACGAGCCTGCTAACAAAGAAGATCAGTTTATTCAATTATTAGAACAGATTTCTCCAAGGGAGCTTTTAGAAGACTTATCTAGCGGAAATCAAGCTTCTGAACAAGAAATGAAGATGATTCGGGATGTAATGACAGAACAAGGATTACCACCTGGTGTGATGAATGTCCTTGTGCATTATGTTCTTTTAAAAACGAATATGAAATTGTCCAAGCCTTATTTGGAAAAGATCGCTAGTCATTGGGCGCGAAAAAATGTTTCAACTGTAAGGCAAGCGATGAACCTGGCGAAGGCTGAACATCAGAAGTATCAGGAGTGGGGCAAACAGAAGAATTCATACAGGAAAAAAAATCAGGAAGTTATACCTGGATGGTTTAAAAAGCGTGAACAAATGAATGAAAAACAGCCTGCTGCTTCACCTATAGACAAGAGTGACATGGCCGAGAGAATACGCCGGCTTTCAAATAAAGGAAATTGAACGTAAGGTGTGGTGAAATCCGTGGAACCCATTCAAAAGTCATTACAAAAATGGATGCGAAATCATAAGCAATTTCAGCAACGGTTCAATCAAATGAAACAAGAGGTTCTCCAGTCACCAGAGATTAAGAACCTAGTCAGTGAACATCCTTCATTAACGAACTCGGAAGTTGAGAAGCAGTTAATTAAACTTTATGAATATCAGTCACAGTCGAAGAATTGTGAAAAGTGCCCTTCCCGTGAAGCGTGCATCAATATCTTACCAGGCCACGTACCCCAGGCAGAAGTAGTGGGTACAGAGATAAAGCTTGTTTATAATAAATGCCGCAGAGAGAGAAAGCAGGAACATCACCGTAAACAGCGTTCCTTAATAAGCAGTCTTCATATGCCGAAGGAAATTTTAGAAGCTAAGATCGATCGTTTAGATTTCAAGGATGATGACAGGGCGCAGGCTGTTCAGAGTACGGTTCAATATCTTGAAGGAATTGATGAGCAGCTTCCGAGCAAGGGGTTATACTTTCATGGTCCTTTTGGGGTGGGGAAGACGTATTTCCTTGGTGTAATTGCTAATGAATTAAGCGAGAAGAATATTGCCTCTATGATCATTTATATGCCTGAGTTTGTTCGAGAAATAAAAGCTTCGATTAAAAATGACTCGATGAACGACAAGATCGAGGCATTTAAGAAAACACCTGTGCTTATGCTCGATGATATAGGTGCCGAATCCCAATCCGCCTGGTTCAGGGATGAAGTACTTGGATCGATTTTACAATATCGGATGATGGAACGTCTTCCTGTATTTTTCACTTCCAATTATACGCTTAATGAACTCGAAAAAGTGTTAATGACAAGTAATAGAGGAGACACTGATCAAGTTAAAGCACAGCGTATTACTGAACGAATCCATCAATTAAGTGACATGGTGCCCGTCTATGGACAAAATAGAAGGGGATCCTAACTAAGACAATTAGGCATGTTTACTCTCATCACATCATATGTATAAGACGTAATATATTTATTACCTACTAAAGTGGGGACGTTTTTTGTGATGAGGGGGAAGTGTGTTGGTATGTATACAATTTTCCAGTCGAAAAGTAGCTTTTTACTTTCACCAAGTGATAACAGAACTTCAAATAGATAATTCCTGCTCTTGGCATGTTAAGGAGATCGCTCATAACAAGTTGTTAATTGAAACAGTGCTTCCTATGAGGGATGTCTACAGTGATTTCGTCCGCAGTGTGACTAGAGTGATAACTGATCAAAAGTTGACTCCATGGACGGAAGGCGTGCTAAAACATGTATTTCACTATAAAGAGACCCAGGAAATTAAGCGAATACTAGAATTGTCCTGTGAGCTTAGGC carries:
- the speD gene encoding adenosylmethionine decarboxylase; protein product: MDTMGRHVIAELWDCNEDKLNDMTYIEKTFVDAALKAGAEVREVAFHKFAPHGVSGVVIISESHLTIHSFPEHGYASIDVYTCGDRIDPNVAAEFIVKALEAGRNETVEVPRGMGPVEVQQSRAL
- a CDS encoding transposase; translation: MTQKYRNYDPEFKLYVVKLMELDGHKMTDLSQKLDIPYGNLKRWKTEYRDQKKKEEKEAQNQLLTASEYKEMYEKEKKSNVELQEEVDILKKAMHIFNQEK
- a CDS encoding IS3 family transposase — protein: MKFKFIHEHRHEHTISRMCQVLGVSKSGYYDYLNRLDREETEREAWNRYIDERILFHYHDNYGCYGSPRIHFMLREVDQVEVSQKKVTNRMRELDLYATPPKKFINTTDSDHDETIHSNHLNRDFLPEAPDQVWATDITYIHTGEGFLYLNPVIDLASRRIISYQLDDHMDHTLCLKALEKALAIRNPKSGWIHHSDRGSQYCSKAYLDTLKEAGATISMSRKGNPYDNACAESFFASLKKEYLYKHVYETKAEAKLAIQFYINFYNQKRIHSTLDYLTPLEKEKSYKMNHDKKLKKNQMSSA
- a CDS encoding cytosolic protein, producing MKAFISKYFSNHAETSEESYDKSLETHYYKAKKDEVFRAVEELFRSPSEKIAVSKERGEITVNYKGKKKAFIVATVIMVRPFQTSVDFSVTTDSGGPIDFGFSHRLVIQLYHELDSQFPLVNSSER
- the nrdR gene encoding transcriptional regulator NrdR; amino-acid sequence: MKCPNCHYKSTKVLDSRPIEEGDSIRRRRECEQCDFRFTTFERIEEVPLIVVKKEGTREEFSREKLMRGLIRACEKRPVAVEELEAVTLDIEKELRNRGVSEVQSKDIGEMIMGRLSNIDEVAYVRFASVYRQFKDINVFIDELKELMKHDDKG
- a CDS encoding replication initiation and membrane attachment family protein gives rise to the protein MDRYIGKLLPVDGFTIIRTGAAPRSDHWALSHLYQPLVGKLAISLYQFLVSEYETYNQVGVQSHHALMSFLSAPLDRIYKARQKLEALGLLRTYLSKKDDTTVYLYEIRPPFSPEEFFNDDMLSLLLQHEMGEDRFKSLRTRFSLPTVSLEEYEEVTETFDRVFHEVYPSSALLDEQKHKAQSRKGTSARGPAILNSRVDFNWLHHALKQRMYPSEKILTGDHRRVISQLVALYNLTSSEIERAIIWAINEENELIIDELKSACHDFMKDRPSANKASIDERDKAAPSQDEPANKEDQFIQLLEQISPRELLEDLSSGNQASEQEMKMIRDVMTEQGLPPGVMNVLVHYVLLKTNMKLSKPYLEKIASHWARKNVSTVRQAMNLAKAEHQKYQEWGKQKNSYRKKNQEVIPGWFKKREQMNEKQPAASPIDKSDMAERIRRLSNKGN
- the dnaI gene encoding primosomal protein DnaI; the protein is MEPIQKSLQKWMRNHKQFQQRFNQMKQEVLQSPEIKNLVSEHPSLTNSEVEKQLIKLYEYQSQSKNCEKCPSREACINILPGHVPQAEVVGTEIKLVYNKCRRERKQEHHRKQRSLISSLHMPKEILEAKIDRLDFKDDDRAQAVQSTVQYLEGIDEQLPSKGLYFHGPFGVGKTYFLGVIANELSEKNIASMIIYMPEFVREIKASIKNDSMNDKIEAFKKTPVLMLDDIGAESQSAWFRDEVLGSILQYRMMERLPVFFTSNYTLNELEKVLMTSNRGDTDQVKAQRITERIHQLSDMVPVYGQNRRGS